GCTACGCCTACCTCTACGGCCGGAAACGTCCCTGCCCCTGGTGCCGCTTTTCCCGGGTACTGAAAGGGAAACACCTGCGACGCAAGTGGGAAACCGCCGAGAAAGGCCGCGCCTACGACGTCCTGGAGACCCCGATCAGACATGCCGACGGGAACGTCTCCAAGCTGAAAATCATGCGGGACATCACCTCGGAAAAACGCATGCGGCAGGAAGTCGAGACCCTCTCCCGGTTCCCGTCGGAAAACCCCAATCCGGTAATCCGGGCCGACGAAACCGGAAAAATCATCTATGTCAACGCCGCCGGGCGGCGCCAACTGCAAAACTGCGTCATCGGGGGCCGGCTCCCGCCGGACCTGAGCCGGAGTGTCCGCACGGCGTTGCGCACGGGAAAAATCAGGAACCTGGAACGAAGCGAGGACCGGAATCGAACGTTTCTCTATTCGATCGCGCCGGTGAAGGCGAAAGGATACGCCAATCTCTACGGAATGGAGATCAGCAAACTCAAGCATTTGGAGGAACAATACCGGGAAATCAACGCACGCCTGGAAGAACTGGTCGGCCGCCGCACCGAGGAGCTCAGGGGAGCAACCGACCTGCTGGAGCGGATCTTCGCCAACACCCATTTCCTCCTGGCCTATCTCGATCCCGGCTTCAATTTCATCCGGGTCAACGACGCTTACGCGCGGGCCGAAGGACGTTCCCGCAAGTTTTTCGCCGGGGAAAACTACTTCCATCTTCATCCCCATAAAGAAACCGAAACCGTATTCCGCCGGGTAAAAAAGACCGGAAAACCCCATATCGCCTACGACCGGGAGTTTTTCCTGCCGGGGGGGACCGGAGAGAGACCCACCTACTGGGACTGGTCCCTGCATCCGGTTAAGAATCAACGGGGAAAAACGGAAGGTTTCGTCCTGGCCCTGGTCGACGTCACCGAGCGCAGGAAGACCGAACTGGAACTGGAGCGTCTTCAGACCGAAATGGCGGAATCCAAGCGCCTCTCCTCGATCGGGACCCTCGCCGCCACCGTCGCCCACGAGTTGCGAACGCCCCTGGGTACGATCGGACTGGCAGCGGCCAACCTGGAGAAAAAAAACCGCGCTCCGGAGCTTGCCGGGCATATAGAAAAAATCGAACGAAAAGTTCGGGAGAGCAACCAGATCATCTCCAATCTCCTCACCTTCACCCGGATCAAGTACCCGCGGTATCGGACCGTCAGGCTCGATCGGATCCTGCAAGAGGCCGCCAAGACGGCCCGGGAACGCTACCCGCTGAAAAAGACGCACTGGGCGTTGAAACTGGAGAATCTGGAGAAACGGCCGATCGAAGCCGATTACGTCCAGATCCTGGAGGTGTTCTCCAATATCATCATCAACGCCTGCCAGGCCGTGGCCGACCGGACGGGACGGATCGGCGTGGAGGGGCGGATCGATGAGAGCAGGCAAGCGGTGGTGACGGTCACGGATAACGGCGTAGGCATGGACGAGCACGAACTGCCGCGGGTGTTCGAACCGTTCTACAGCGGAAAAAAAACCGGAACCGGACTGGGTCTGGCGTTGAGCAAAGAACTGACGGAACTCCACGGGGGTTCGATCGAAATCTCCAGCGAGAAGGGGAAGGGAACCGCCGTTACCGTCGTCCTGCCCCAAAAACGAGGCGCCTGACTACCGACAACCCGGCTCCCCCCGGGGTCTTTTTCCCTCCATGCGGAAAAAAGTCAGGAAAAAGGAGAACGAGACAATTCCTACGCCTCCGATTCTTCTCGAAAATATCGTCATCTAGGAGGGAGTGGCGCCCGACTCGCGCGATCGCTATGAACCCGGCAACGATATTCATCATCGACGACGACGAGGATTTTCTGGACGAACTCCGGGAATCCCTCCGCTTGGAAGGCCACCGGGTGGAAGCTTTTTCAGACGGCAACAAAGCTCTCGGGGCGATGCTGAGACTGCGGCCGGACCTGGTGGTGGTGGATCTGAAAATGCGGGGGCTGAACGGATTCCAGGTGGTGGAGGAAATGCGGAACAGGCCGGCGACCGGGGAGGTTCCCGTAATCGCCATGACCGGTTACTACACCAGGGTCGAACACGGCCGGCTCATGAAGCTGTGCGGGATCGACTCCTGCATGATCAAGCCGTTCTCGACGGAACTCCTCAACCGCAGGATAGCCCTGACCTTGAAAAAGCGCGGTCGAGCGGCCGAACCGAAATCGGAACCGGGAAAAGAACTCCCGGAAGGAGCGGAACCATGAACGAGTTGAAGAACCTCTACCAGAGCGCAGATTGGAAATCGGAGAAACACGTCCCCGTCATCGAAGCTCCCCGCCGGGCAACCCCCGGCGAACCCTTCGAGGTCAAGGTCAGCGTGGGCAAGGAAATCGCCCATCCCAACACCACCGAACACCACATCCGCTGGATCGACGTCTATTTCCTCCCGGAGGGAGGGAAGTTCCCCGTTCAGATCGGGAAGGCCGAATTCTGCGCTCACGGCGCTTCCCCCGAGGGGCCTAATACCAGCACGATCTACACCGACCACGCGGTCGGCCTCAGCTTCAAGACCAACAAGCCCGGGACGATTCTGGCCGCTTCCTACTGCAACATCCACGGGCTCTGGCAAAGCGCGGCGGCGGTCGAGATCGAATAATCCGCCGATCCCGGGTCGGCGAGGTTTCTCTCCGATGTGGAACCCGCCGCGGCTGGCGGAGGCGCGGAGATCCGTCACCGACCCAACCGCCATGAACGACGTTCTCCTGAACGCGGCCTATCTCCTGATGCTGGCGGCCTTCGTCGCCCGCGACGCCCTGTGGATGAGGCTGCTCCTGGTGCTTTCCCAACTTTCCTTCATCGGCTACGCGCTTTTCGCCGACAACTTCTCCATGACGGTGTGGAACGCCGGTTTCGTAGCGGTCAACCTGGTCCAAACCTGTCGGATCTTCCGGAAGCGCCGACCGATCGCGCTCTCCCCGGTCCTGGAAGCGATCTATCTTTCGGCGTTCGCTGTGATGAGGAGGAGGGAGTTTCTCTACCTGTGGTTCATGGGCCGCGACGGAGAAGCGACGAACCGGGCCCTGCTGGAGCATGCCCGGCCGGAGGGAACGCTGTTTTTCATAACCGAGGGGGCGGTCGCGATCTTCCGCGACGGCCGGGAAGTCGCCGGGATCGGCCCGGGAGATTTCATCGCGGATGCGAGCGCCGTCTTCGGTTCCTCTTCCCCCGGCGTCGACGCCCGCGCCGTCGGCCGAGCGCGCTATCGCTGCTGGGACAAGGACGCCCTGGAACGGTTGCGCCTGGCGGCGCCGGAGATCTACATCAAAGTCCAGAAACTGCTGGGCTCATACATGGCCGGAAAACTGCGTCAAGCGCTGGACGGCTGACTGGCCCGCCTTTCTTCCCCGTCTTCCCGATCCCTCGGCACCGCCCGACGGGAAAAGCCCCTAACCGTAGGCTCAAACCCGGTTTCCGAAAAGCAGCGGGCGGCGGAGCTCCATGAATTCTTCTGGTTTCGTTTTGCATGCTTATGTCAGGCTATAATTTGAAGATACAGGTTACAAGATACTATATATCAATAAGTAATGAGTTTTTATATAAATATTTTATCGGGTTTCTTGACAAAAAAAAATACTGGTGTAAGTTTTTATTTTTGAATCAGGGGAAAGCATCCCCGTTACCGATCGGGAGGAGAGGCATGAATATGTTCCGAATATCGGGGTTTGTCACCCTGGTGGCATTGCTGGGGGCTCCCCCCCTAGGCGGAGCGGCGACCGACGTATACTTCAACCAGTCGGTAGACCTCCGTTACGCCTGGCTGGACAACGACGCCCAGGGCGAGGCCGATTTTCTCACCCTGGTAACCAACCATATAGCTTCCGCCACCACCTCGATCGACGTGGCTTCGATGACGTTCTCCTCGGAAGACGTCGCCAACGCCCTGGCCGCCGCCGCCGCTTCCGGGATCGATGTCCGGATCATCGGAGACGGCGCCCGCCGCAACCAAGTAGGCTATCTCCTGGCCCAGGCCGGAGGATGCGCGGTGGCCGACAACAACCTCCCCGCCCTCGTCTATAGGGTGAATTTTCAAGACGACGCCGGGGCCGGACCGGCCGGGTGGTTGATCGACCGGGGGCAAACGTACGGCCCCCACGACGACGGCGTCAGCTACGGGTGGGCGAGCAGCCAGGCCGCCTACATGCACAGCGGCGGCGTATACGACAGCCTCCTCCTCGACGAATGTTACGCCCGCTCCAATTCCTCCGGGACCCAGACCTGGTCGATCGCCGTTCCCAGCGGATTCTATTACGTGCTGGCCGTGGTCGGCGAATCCGACTACAACTCCAAGAACTTCGTCACCTGCGAAGGGCAGGAAATCTTTCTCTACAGCCATTCCTGGACGGAATGGCTGGGCTGCGGCGCCGGAGAGTTCGACGGATCGCCGGTCTGCGGGGGGTACGATTCCGACAACGGCCACTACGAGGCCCAGCGCATCCACGTCACCGACGGGCAGCTCACCCTCTCGGTGGGCAAGTCGGGAGAATCCAGTTACTCCTCCCTCGCCTACGTCGAGATCTACCGGGCCGACCCCTCCGACGCGCAGGGAGATTGGTTCACGGACACCGACGAGGTCCAGAAGCAGACCACCCATCACTCCAAGTTCATCCTCGTCGATGGGGGCACCGCCTCGGCCAAGATCTGGGTGGGCTCGGGAAACCTGACCAGCGGCATGACCACCATGGCCGAAGACCAGATCCTGACCGACGACGCGGACGTCTGCGACGCCTTCTACGACCACTTCAACCAGATGTGGGGAAGCTCGGGCCTGGAGCCGGATCCCTCCGCCTCCGCCTTCAACCGGTTCAAGGATCCCGCTCTCTCCGCCGTCGACTGCAGCGTGGACGGCTACGATTGGCTGGTCCGGTTCTCCCCCTCCGTCGGGGCCCACGACATGTACCAGACGGTGGAAGACTTCCTCGCTCCGGCCCAGCACAACCTCATCCTCAACCTCGAACAGTTCACGGATTCCGGCGGCCTCTTCGGCTATGACGGTCCGGAAGATATCATGGACAACGTCATTCCGCCCCTGCTGAGCCTTTCCGGATTCGAACTCTACGGCGTCCTCGGCGGAGACCTCAGCGACGCCATCTTCAGCGTCTACTCCGCCTATGCCAACGTCCACCTGGCCCATTCCGATTTTTCCGACCCCGATCCGACCATGCACAACAAGGTGGCCATCGTGGACGCGCTCGACGACAGCCGCTATACCCTGAACGGCTCCGTCCTCTGCGGTTCGATGAACTGGTCCCAGAGCGGGATGCTCTGCAACGACGAACAGACCCTGGTCATCGACAACCCCTACATCGCCAACCAGTACCTCCAGCAGGCCATGGCCCGGCTGGCCGAAAAAGGGATCGAGCCCGACCGGCACACGGACATCGTGGTCGCGGTCGACCGCAGCAACTCGATGAACCTCCTCTGCAACGACGGGGTCACCACCAAAATCGACGCGGCGACGATGGCCGCGGACCTCTTCATCGACCTCATCGAACCGGACGAAGGGCACCGGATGAGCGTCGTGCGGTTCGGCAAGTTCGTGGAACCGTTCGTCCCCGACGTGGTCCTGGACGAGCTGACCACGCTCAACCTTTCCGATTACCACGACGCCGTCGACGACATCGTCACCGGTGGCGATTGCGGCACCGCGACCTGCTACGGACTGGCCCTGGAGGAGTGCGAGGACCAGCTCACTTCGGAACCAAACCCCAACCCCCGGCAGATCGTCCACTTCTTCACCGACGGAAACGAGAATCTGGCCCCGTGGGCCGATGAAGTCTACCCGGGCATGGTTACCGACGGGATCGAAATCCACTCGACCGGCTTCGGGGCCGACATCACCCCCGACGTCCTCGAGGAGATGGCCGAAGCCAGCGGTGGGACCTTCGCCCAGGTCGCGCTGGACACCACCTCGCTCTCCAAGCGGTTCGTGGAAGTCGCCCGGGCGGCCATGGACCTGGAGACCCTCCTCGACCCCTCCTACATCGTCAGCCGGGAACAGATGCCCTCCACCACGATCTCGGTGGACCGCACCTGCCGGAAGCTCAAGTTCATCCTCATGTGGGGAACCCGGAAACCCTACCTCGCCCAGATGACCGTCGTCTCTCCGAACAAGGTCCAACTGAAGAAAGGGCTGAAAGGAGTGCGCCAGGTCGACGGCGACGGGTACACGATCTGGCACGTGGACCTCGATGTCTGCCCCTATCTGCAGGCGGAAGGGACCTGGCGGATAACGATGGCGCCCGGCCTGGAATTCCCGGGCAAAACCGCCGAGGTCGAGCTGGTGGTGCTGGGCGACGGCGACATCGATTATCGGGCGGAAGTGGTGCCGGCGGCGACAAGGAAGAATCCCACGCGGGTCCGGCTCCTCTGCCGGATGCTGAACGAGGGTACGCCGGTGCGAACAGTAAAGTCGGCGGCGGTCACCTGGACAGGTCCCCTGGACCGGGAAGGGCAGGATCCCGCTCCGGTCAAAGTCGCTCTCTACGACGACGGCAAACACGGCGACGGCAAGGCCAACGACGGCCTCTTCGGACGCTACCTGATCTTGACGACCGCCGGCTGCAACACCTTTCACTTCGTCACACAGGCCCAGGTTCCGGGTAAAATGTTCAGGACCGTCTATCCCCGCCGGGAAGCGGTCGTCACCTACACGTTGAGGAAATAACGTCCCCGGGGAACGGGAAACAAAATCGCGCGCCCGCCCGCCGGGAACGGTCTTCCGTGACCGGCGGGGGGGCGGCGGGATCGGGATAAGGACCGCGAAACGATGAGAAGCATCAGTTTAATGATCGCCGCCGCCGGACTGGCATTCTTCTCCGGCGCCGCCCGAGGGGGCGAACACTACGTCATCCTCACCACCAACGCCGCCTACAACGAATGCCACGCCGCCATCGACGATTTCGTCGTCCACAAGGAGACGCAGGGCTACGAGGTGCTCGTCAAGACCGAGTCGGACTGGGCGGGATCGCCGGGGGCGGAGACAGCCGACCAGGTGCGGAACTACCTGATCACCGGTGAAGAATCCTGGGGGGCCACCGGCATCGACTATCTCCTGATCATCGCCGACGCCGAGGACGTACCCATGAAGGTGGCGGAGATCTATCCCGGCCTGGAAGTCCCCACGGACTGGTACTACGCCGACCTGGACGGCGATTGGGATCTGGACGGCGACGGCGTCTACGCCGAATACGACAGCGATGTCGGTCCCGGCGGCGTCGATTTCGAGGCCGAGGCAAGCGTGGGCAGGATCATCTACAAGGAGGAAACCCTCCCGGCCATCCTGGAAAGAATCATCGCCCACCAGGAAAACATGTACGACGGCGCCCTCGACCAGGGCTGGCGCTACCGGGTTCTCCAAGCCGGGGCCTTCCTCGAAATCGAACCCGACGGCACCGTGCTGGACTGCGGTTCGGCCCCCCAGGAATACATCTACGACCATTATATCGACGGCACCTCCTTTTCCTCGCTCCGGCTCTACGACCCCGGCAACGCCTGGACCGACCCTTCTCCCAACATCGCCGAGGCGGACGGGGACCTGGATGCGGGCGCCATGTACGCCGAACTGGAAAGCTTCGGCTACGGCACGGTCATCTGGCAAGCCCACGGAGGAACCGACGCCGCCTACCGGCGCCTCAACCAGGAATACCTGGGGGAAATCCAAACCGACTGCCACACCCCCTTCGTCGACACCGCCGACCCCGGCGACCTGGCCGCCGGGTCGCCGGTGGAAAACAACCCCGACGCCCCCGTCATCGTCGCCGCTTCCTGTCACAACGGTTCGACCGACCCGGAGGCGTTGGCCGCCGCCTTCATGGATTCCTTCGCGGTCAACTTCGTCGGGTCCGACGTTTCCGCGCAGAAGGTCCTGGGCTGGGACGAACCGGAAGACGGGGGGATGCAGGGCTGGTCGGTCTACATGGCCGAACAACTGCTCAGCGCCCGGCTCCCGGTCGGCGACGCCTTTGCCGCCGCCATCGCCGAATACTACGCCGAGGCCCTCGACGGAGATCCCGGCAACGCCGGGACCAAGAACTGCTACTGCATGACCGTCTACGGAGACCCGTCCCTCCGCGTCACCATCGAGCCCTGGACGGAACTGGCCACGATTCTCTTCGGGGGGGCGGGGAAGAAAGGGTTCTTCGCCGACGAGAAGTCCCGGTACCGGTTCCGAGACGAAATCCTCGCGTATTCGAAAGACGGGATCTTCCTGACGGAGGCGCTTTACCGGCAAGCCGCGACGCTCGCCCGGCTGGCAGCGGAAAACCCCCGCCTCTGGAAGGGAATGGTCGAAACCGAGGGGATCCTGAGAAAAATCGCGGAAATCTATTTTGCCGGGGGTTACGGAGACAAGGAAGTGCCCCTCTCCCGGGACGCCGCCGGACGCATCGACTCCACCCTCAAAGACCTGCAGGCGGCGGCGCCGAAAGAACTGGGCTCCGACGTCTACCGGGCGCGGAAGATCCTGGCCGGCGCCGCCGGGAAATCCCTGCGCGACCTGAAGTCCGCCTTCGGCTTCGGTCAGAAGCGCCGGATCCCCGAATTCTGTCTTCCCGCCCGGTAAGCCTCCGAAACTCGTCCGAAGCCGGCGGCAAAACCGGGCCCGGGGTTTTTCGGCGTTTTCCCTGGTCCGGAGACGGCGGGGGACGTATCATCCGGGCATCCAAGAGCACGGGGAGGTAATACGGCTGCCGCCCTCCTCGCAACTTCTTCGCCGCCGCCGCCTTCCCGGTGAACAACCCCGGCCGCGATGCCCGGGGATGGGAAAGCCGCCGGGATTCCGGAAACGAACTCCGGGAATACTCCCGAGCGAACCGTGCCTGCCAACCGCTGGGGGTGCCGTCATGAAGCGCTTTTTGACCTGGTCCCTGGTCGTCCTCATGGTGCTTTTCGCCGCCGCTTTCGTCGTGTTCCAGTTCGTGCTCAAACAGAAACCCTTCGCCGCGGCCGAGGATTATTCGCAGCAGTTCGCCCGGCACCGGCTCACGCTCGACGTGGCCGGGCACTGGAACCAAACCCTGGGCACCATCGACGTGATCTCCTATTCGCAGAACCCCGTCTTTCCCCTCCCCGTCCCCTCGCCCTACGACCTGACTATGATGAAACAGTGGGTGGCGAAAAACCGGAACAACCCCGTCGAACTCCAGCGGGTCTATGGCGCATTCGCCTCCGACCCGGACTACGGCTGGCCGGAAGCGCTGCAGGGAGTCGTCTGGATGTACGGGTTGATCCCCCGGCTCTGGGCGGCGGCGTCGATCGCCATGGTCGAACCGGGGCGTACGGCGGAAGCGGCCTTCGTGCTCCGGGAAGGCATTCAGATGCTGAGAAGCCCGGCCTGCTGGAAGGATTACGCCGTCAACCAGGCCTGGGGCGATCCGATGCGGGACAACGTGATGTGGAAAGGGCCGCTGCTCATCGCCGAGGGCCTTTACGCCCTGGTTTCCGGGGATAAAGACACCTTCGGCCCGGAGATGACGGCCGTGGCCAGAGACCTGTACGAAACCCAGAAGAAAAACCTGGCGCTGCCCGTCGGCCAGGGTTACGTGGGCGGGGTCTGCTGCGAGCCCAACCACTGGTTCCCCCAGTGCAACTCCATGGGGTGCGTCGGCCTGGCCCTGTACGACAAGGTCTACGGCAAGGATCAGAAACACGGCGTCCTCATCGGGGAAGAATACCGGAACAACTACATGCGCTTCCTGCGGGAGGAGATGACCGACCCAGAAACCGGAATGGTCTACCGCCGCTACCACCCCTACGGGCCCCAGCAGGCGGACAAAGACCTTTCGGGGTTCGCCAATATTTTCGTGGCCATGAATATGCGGTCCTGGGAACCCGGTTTCTCCGGAAACATCTACCGTCAGATCCGGGAACGCTACATCAAGGGCCTCCCCCTCGGCATCGGCTCCTTCATGCTGGAAGTCCCGGAGAAGGACGCCGCCGGAGCCCTGGTCAACCCGGGCGCGGCCGCGCCGGGGATGCTCGGCGAAACCGCCGTCAACATCTTCCTGGCCCTGGCCGCGGCCCGGGAGTTCGACGATCCGGAAACGTTCGACGGGATCAACGAGCTGATCACCAATTTCACCCACCCCTATTTCCGGCAGGGGGAAATCCGTTTCGACGAGACCAACGACGAGCCGGCGGGGGTCGGCGACTTTTCGGTGGGGGCGCTGCTGAACATGTTCAGCGGCTGGTGGATGTTCGCCAAGGTCCACCAGGGCTGGGAAACCATCCTCGAGTACGACTGGTCGGCCAACCGGGATGAGGATGGGCGCCCGCTGAACAACCCCTGAACGTCCCCGGTCTTGAGCGCCCCAAAACGGTTGACGGACTCGCCCCGGCCGCGAAATCGGCCAGAGCGGTTCCCGGACCGCGACGCCGTGGCTGGCCCCTCAATACCGGCATTTGCAAGAGGGAGGGACCGGGACAGTAACAATATCCCTTGATAAATTCTTTCAAAGTTTTAAAATTATTTTATACGCTCTGTATGAACCCCAACCGGAACCGGAGGGCATCGGCGATGCAGATTTTTCGGGTCCTGGCTCCGGCTGCCGCACTGCTTTTCTTCTGCCGGTACGCTCCGGCCGCGCCCACCCCGGCGCCTCCCACCCCCATCGGGCCCGCCCCTACTCCCTTCGGAGGGAGCGGGCACCAGACCGACTTCAACGGCGACGGAACCGACGATATCGCGGTATTTTCCCCAACATCAGGGAAATGGAGCGTCAGGGGGTATACCCGGGTCTATTACGGGGCCGGCAAAACCCCCATGGCGGGGGACTACAACGGCGACGGGAAAGACGATGTCGCCGTCTGGGACTCCGTCACCGGCAAGTGGTCGGTCCGGGGCATCACCCGGGCCTACTACGGCTCGTCCGGAGACCTGCCCCTGGGCGCGGCGGGCAGCCCCTGGAACTACAGATCCTCAGGCAACATCTGGTTCGAGGGCTGGGCGGGTATCATGCAGGGCAACCCGGCCGACGCCCTTCACATCGGAAACGGGGACGGCAACTTCCTCATCCGGGTGGAGGCCCAGGCCGGGGGAGCCGCCCAGCTCCGGCTCCGCCGAGGAAGCTCCAGCACCTGGATCGGCCCCTCGGGAGACAACGAGTTCGACCTGGTCACCGCCGAGAACATCCCGGTCGTCATCGGGAACAACCTGACCGCGAACATGGTCATCGACACCAGCGGCCGGGTCGGAATCGGGACCGCCTCCCCCGCCGGCAGGCTCCATATCAAGGGAAGCTCGGACACGCTCGTGCGCCTGGAAGGGCAGGACGCCGGGGGGGGCACCCAGGGGCTGAGCCTGACCAGAACGGGAGAAGCCGGCACCCGGGGAGGGATATGGCTCACCTACTCCCTGGGCGAGCTGGAGTTCAGCGTCGGCGACGGCGCGGGCCAGAACACCGAACCGCTGCGGATCGGCCCCGACCAGCGGGTCGGGATCGGCGACCCGATTTCCATCAGCTACACGCTCGAAGTCGACGGGAGCGCCGGGAAACCGGGCGGGGGAACGTGGACGGCGGCCTGCGACGCCAGGCTGAAGCGGAAGGTCCGCTCCCTCTCCGGAACCGCCGCCCTGGAAAAATTCGGCCGCCTCAACGGGGTAACCTACGAGTGGATAAACCCCCTCGAGCACCAACCGGGAGTCAGGGCCGGGGTGCTGGCGCAAAACCTCGATCGGGTCTTCCCCGCCTGGGTCGTTACCGTCGAGGCGGGGGGGAAAGACGAGGTTCTGACCCCCGGGGGCGCCGAATCCGTTTCCTTTCCCCAGGACTTCGACGCTTACCTGATCGAAGCGCTCAAGGAACTCAGGGCGCGCAACCGCGCTCTCCGGGCGCGGTTGGACGCGCTCGAAGGCCGGGCGGGAACGCTGTGAAGGGCACCGGCGGGAGGTCGAAAATGAAATATCCGGTTTGGTTGATGATTGTAGCCGCTCTCGCCCTCGGCCGGGGCGCCGACGGAGCCGACTTCAACGGCGACGGAACCGACGATATCGCGGTATTTTCCCCAACATCAGGGAAATGGAGCGTCAGGGGGTATACCCGGGTCTATTACGGGGCCGGCAAAACCCCCATGGCGGGGGACTACAACGGCGACGGGAAAGACGATGTCGCCGTCTGGGACTCCGTCACCGGCAAGTGGTCGGTCCGGGGCATCACCCGGGCCTACTACGGCTCGTCCGGAGACCTGCCCCTGGGCGCGGCGGGCAGCCCCTGGAACTACAGATCCTCAGGCAACATCTGGTTCGAGGGCTGGGCGGGTATCATGCAGGGCAACCCGGCCGACGCCCTTCACATCGGAAACGGGGACGGCAACTTCCTCATCCGGGTGGAGGCCCAGGCCGGGGGAGCCGCCCAGCTCCGGCTCCGCCGAGGAAGCTCCAGCACCTGGATCGGCCCCTCGGGAGACAACGAGTTCGACCTGGTCACCGCCGAGAACATCCCGGTCGTCATCGGGAACAACCTGACCGCGAACATGGTCATCGACACCAGCGGCCGGGTCGGAATCGGGACCGCCTCCCCCACCAACATGCTCCACATCAAGGACAGCGTCTCGGCCATCCTGCGGCTGGAGAGCCCCGCCGGCAGTAAATCCGGCCTGTCCATGTACCGGCCCGGGGACACCCAGTCCCGAGCCCTGGTCTACCTCAAGGAAGACGAAGACCTGGGCCTGGCCGTCGGGGACGGGGCCGGAGCCCTCACGGAAATGGTCACGCTTACCCGGAACGGGGGAGGGAAGGTCGGGATCCTCACCGGCGGCCTCACCAACTACACGCTCGAGGTCAACGGCACCGCGGGTAAGCCCGGCGGGGGCACCTGGTCAGACTCCTGCG
This genomic window from bacterium contains:
- a CDS encoding tail fiber domain-containing protein is translated as MQIFRVLAPAAALLFFCRYAPAAPTPAPPTPIGPAPTPFGGSGHQTDFNGDGTDDIAVFSPTSGKWSVRGYTRVYYGAGKTPMAGDYNGDGKDDVAVWDSVTGKWSVRGITRAYYGSSGDLPLGAAGSPWNYRSSGNIWFEGWAGIMQGNPADALHIGNGDGNFLIRVEAQAGGAAQLRLRRGSSSTWIGPSGDNEFDLVTAENIPVVIGNNLTANMVIDTSGRVGIGTASPAGRLHIKGSSDTLVRLEGQDAGGGTQGLSLTRTGEAGTRGGIWLTYSLGELEFSVGDGAGQNTEPLRIGPDQRVGIGDPISISYTLEVDGSAGKPGGGTWTAACDARLKRKVRSLSGTAALEKFGRLNGVTYEWINPLEHQPGVRAGVLAQNLDRVFPAWVVTVEAGGKDEVLTPGGAESVSFPQDFDAYLIEALKELRARNRALRARLDALEGRAGTL
- a CDS encoding class II SORL domain-containing protein is translated as MNELKNLYQSADWKSEKHVPVIEAPRRATPGEPFEVKVSVGKEIAHPNTTEHHIRWIDVYFLPEGGKFPVQIGKAEFCAHGASPEGPNTSTIYTDHAVGLSFKTNKPGTILAASYCNIHGLWQSAAAVEIE
- a CDS encoding cyclic nucleotide-binding domain-containing protein, with product MWNPPRLAEARRSVTDPTAMNDVLLNAAYLLMLAAFVARDALWMRLLLVLSQLSFIGYALFADNFSMTVWNAGFVAVNLVQTCRIFRKRRPIALSPVLEAIYLSAFAVMRRREFLYLWFMGRDGEATNRALLEHARPEGTLFFITEGAVAIFRDGREVAGIGPGDFIADASAVFGSSSPGVDARAVGRARYRCWDKDALERLRLAAPEIYIKVQKLLGSYMAGKLRQALDG
- a CDS encoding response regulator, which translates into the protein MNPATIFIIDDDEDFLDELRESLRLEGHRVEAFSDGNKALGAMLRLRPDLVVVDLKMRGLNGFQVVEEMRNRPATGEVPVIAMTGYYTRVEHGRLMKLCGIDSCMIKPFSTELLNRRIALTLKKRGRAAEPKSEPGKELPEGAEP
- a CDS encoding C25 family cysteine peptidase → MRSISLMIAAAGLAFFSGAARGGEHYVILTTNAAYNECHAAIDDFVVHKETQGYEVLVKTESDWAGSPGAETADQVRNYLITGEESWGATGIDYLLIIADAEDVPMKVAEIYPGLEVPTDWYYADLDGDWDLDGDGVYAEYDSDVGPGGVDFEAEASVGRIIYKEETLPAILERIIAHQENMYDGALDQGWRYRVLQAGAFLEIEPDGTVLDCGSAPQEYIYDHYIDGTSFSSLRLYDPGNAWTDPSPNIAEADGDLDAGAMYAELESFGYGTVIWQAHGGTDAAYRRLNQEYLGEIQTDCHTPFVDTADPGDLAAGSPVENNPDAPVIVAASCHNGSTDPEALAAAFMDSFAVNFVGSDVSAQKVLGWDEPEDGGMQGWSVYMAEQLLSARLPVGDAFAAAIAEYYAEALDGDPGNAGTKNCYCMTVYGDPSLRVTIEPWTELATILFGGAGKKGFFADEKSRYRFRDEILAYSKDGIFLTEALYRQAATLARLAAENPRLWKGMVETEGILRKIAEIYFAGGYGDKEVPLSRDAAGRIDSTLKDLQAAAPKELGSDVYRARKILAGAAGKSLRDLKSAFGFGQKRRIPEFCLPAR
- a CDS encoding phospholipase D-like domain-containing protein, which translates into the protein MNMFRISGFVTLVALLGAPPLGGAATDVYFNQSVDLRYAWLDNDAQGEADFLTLVTNHIASATTSIDVASMTFSSEDVANALAAAAASGIDVRIIGDGARRNQVGYLLAQAGGCAVADNNLPALVYRVNFQDDAGAGPAGWLIDRGQTYGPHDDGVSYGWASSQAAYMHSGGVYDSLLLDECYARSNSSGTQTWSIAVPSGFYYVLAVVGESDYNSKNFVTCEGQEIFLYSHSWTEWLGCGAGEFDGSPVCGGYDSDNGHYEAQRIHVTDGQLTLSVGKSGESSYSSLAYVEIYRADPSDAQGDWFTDTDEVQKQTTHHSKFILVDGGTASAKIWVGSGNLTSGMTTMAEDQILTDDADVCDAFYDHFNQMWGSSGLEPDPSASAFNRFKDPALSAVDCSVDGYDWLVRFSPSVGAHDMYQTVEDFLAPAQHNLILNLEQFTDSGGLFGYDGPEDIMDNVIPPLLSLSGFELYGVLGGDLSDAIFSVYSAYANVHLAHSDFSDPDPTMHNKVAIVDALDDSRYTLNGSVLCGSMNWSQSGMLCNDEQTLVIDNPYIANQYLQQAMARLAEKGIEPDRHTDIVVAVDRSNSMNLLCNDGVTTKIDAATMAADLFIDLIEPDEGHRMSVVRFGKFVEPFVPDVVLDELTTLNLSDYHDAVDDIVTGGDCGTATCYGLALEECEDQLTSEPNPNPRQIVHFFTDGNENLAPWADEVYPGMVTDGIEIHSTGFGADITPDVLEEMAEASGGTFAQVALDTTSLSKRFVEVARAAMDLETLLDPSYIVSREQMPSTTISVDRTCRKLKFILMWGTRKPYLAQMTVVSPNKVQLKKGLKGVRQVDGDGYTIWHVDLDVCPYLQAEGTWRITMAPGLEFPGKTAEVELVVLGDGDIDYRAEVVPAATRKNPTRVRLLCRMLNEGTPVRTVKSAAVTWTGPLDREGQDPAPVKVALYDDGKHGDGKANDGLFGRYLILTTAGCNTFHFVTQAQVPGKMFRTVYPRREAVVTYTLRK